The following are from one region of the Yoonia sp. R2331 genome:
- a CDS encoding metal ABC transporter solute-binding protein, Zn/Mn family, which produces MTITRRLFLAVVTVVTMALPASWAAAQERLTVVATTGMIADAVTNIGGDLVDVQALMGPGVDPHAYRQTRTDIVALAKADLVLWNGLYLEAQMEDFLIELGEGGNVVAVAEAVPENLLLGSEDYEGRFDPHLWMNPNLWSRVVVNVRDAMIDVDPENADAFSANADTYLAQLGDLARYTNEVLSTVPVESRVVLSAHDAFNYFGNAYGFEVVGIQGISTESEAGLQRIGELVTMLVENDIRAVFVESSVSDRNIQALIEGAAAEGHEVVIGGELFSDAMGEPGTYEGTYIGMIDHNATTISAALGGTSPDDGMQGLLN; this is translated from the coding sequence ATGACGATCACAAGAAGACTATTTTTGGCCGTGGTGACAGTTGTGACCATGGCGCTGCCCGCGAGCTGGGCCGCAGCACAGGAACGTCTGACCGTTGTCGCCACGACCGGCATGATTGCAGATGCCGTGACCAATATCGGTGGCGATCTGGTTGACGTGCAGGCACTGATGGGTCCCGGTGTCGATCCGCACGCCTATCGCCAGACCCGCACGGATATTGTGGCCTTGGCCAAAGCTGATCTTGTGCTTTGGAACGGACTTTATCTGGAAGCGCAGATGGAAGATTTCCTGATTGAACTGGGCGAAGGCGGGAACGTGGTCGCGGTGGCAGAGGCGGTGCCGGAGAACCTGCTGCTGGGGTCGGAAGATTATGAGGGTCGGTTCGATCCACATCTGTGGATGAACCCGAACCTGTGGTCGCGCGTCGTCGTCAATGTGCGCGATGCCATGATCGACGTTGATCCAGAAAACGCAGATGCGTTCAGTGCGAATGCGGATACCTACCTCGCGCAGCTGGGCGATCTTGCCCGCTACACAAACGAGGTATTGTCCACGGTCCCGGTTGAAAGCCGCGTTGTTTTGTCGGCCCATGATGCGTTCAACTATTTTGGCAACGCCTATGGCTTTGAGGTGGTCGGCATTCAGGGGATTTCGACGGAGTCAGAAGCTGGACTTCAGCGGATTGGTGAGTTGGTCACGATGCTGGTCGAGAACGATATTCGCGCCGTTTTTGTGGAATCCTCAGTCTCGGACAGGAATATCCAGGCGTTGATCGAAGGGGCTGCGGCAGAGGGTCATGAGGTCGTCATCGGAGGCGAATTATTCTCGGACGCGATGGGCGAACCCGGCACTTACGAGGGCACCTATATCGGCATGATTGACCATAATGCGACGACGATATCGGCCGCGTTGGGTGGCACATCGCCCGACGATGGCATGCAGGGTCTGCTGAACTGA
- a CDS encoding ABC transporter ATP-binding protein, with translation MIELSDITVSFGGVKPIVDLNLTLDGNIQGLIGPNGAGKTTLLNVLSGFVVPVAGAIRMFDQDFGPVRAEDRLKHGITRSFQTPQVATDLSVAENVLVTLDSLHLPRAEAQVRLEETLTLLGLSAQADKMGSALDGFSLRMVEIARCLAAKPRLIMLDEPAAGLAADERAQLMTLLRKLPDMDAQVLIIDHDFDLIGDLCDRVAVLDFGTLVAAGPTRETLANPKVRAAYLGEFEKEDAA, from the coding sequence ATGATTGAATTATCTGACATCACCGTATCATTTGGCGGTGTAAAACCCATCGTAGATCTGAACCTGACGTTGGACGGCAATATCCAAGGACTCATTGGTCCCAATGGCGCAGGCAAAACCACGCTCTTGAATGTGCTGTCGGGGTTCGTTGTACCTGTCGCGGGCGCCATTCGGATGTTTGATCAGGACTTTGGCCCGGTCCGCGCAGAAGATCGGCTAAAGCATGGCATCACGCGGTCCTTCCAGACGCCGCAGGTCGCAACGGATTTGAGCGTTGCGGAAAATGTGCTTGTCACCCTCGACAGCCTGCACCTGCCACGGGCAGAGGCGCAGGTACGGTTGGAAGAGACGCTTACCCTTCTGGGGCTGAGCGCGCAGGCTGACAAGATGGGCAGTGCGCTGGATGGCTTTAGCCTGCGCATGGTCGAAATTGCCCGCTGTCTGGCGGCCAAACCCCGCCTGATCATGCTGGATGAACCAGCCGCCGGACTGGCCGCGGACGAACGCGCCCAGTTGATGACACTGTTGCGCAAGCTGCCAGACATGGACGCACAAGTCCTGATCATCGACCACGACTTCGACCTGATTGGCGACCTTTGCGACCGCGTGGCGGTGCTGGATTTCGGGACGCTCGTGGCCGCTGGCCCAACGCGCGAGACTTTGGCCAATCCAAAGGTCCGCGCCGCCTATCTGGGTGAGTTCGAAAAGGAGGACGCCGCATGA
- a CDS encoding HAD-IA family hydrolase gives MSPSPTLLLLDFGAVISKTIFETHDHTENVLGLAPGTLTWLGPIDPSTDPLWRDMIADKITERNYWEQRAAEVGALIGEPDWQPSDLLRRAREGMTADAITRPEALALVRAAKQNGNRVGILSNELALFFGDNWRAELPIFEEMDDVIDASFGGPLKPDPLAYQGAVQAFKTTADDIVFVDDQPRNVTGAQDAGLKAVQFDVSRPKASFGQAARLLDIEAQYGRYLHLAERPNETIRSKAS, from the coding sequence ATGAGCCCCTCCCCCACCCTATTGCTTCTTGATTTTGGCGCGGTCATTTCAAAAACGATCTTTGAAACCCATGACCACACGGAAAATGTGCTGGGCCTCGCGCCTGGAACGCTCACGTGGCTCGGACCAATCGATCCGTCAACAGACCCGCTTTGGCGCGACATGATCGCAGACAAGATCACTGAACGAAACTATTGGGAACAGCGGGCCGCTGAAGTGGGCGCACTGATCGGAGAGCCTGACTGGCAACCTTCCGACCTTTTGCGCCGCGCCCGTGAAGGCATGACCGCAGATGCAATTACCCGGCCCGAGGCTCTGGCCTTGGTGCGCGCTGCAAAACAGAACGGCAATCGCGTTGGCATCCTGTCCAATGAACTGGCGCTGTTTTTTGGCGACAATTGGCGCGCGGAATTGCCAATTTTTGAAGAGATGGATGACGTGATTGATGCATCCTTTGGTGGCCCGCTCAAGCCTGACCCATTGGCCTATCAAGGCGCGGTGCAGGCGTTCAAGACAACCGCTGATGATATCGTCTTTGTCGATGATCAGCCACGCAATGTGACAGGTGCGCAGGATGCAGGCCTTAAAGCGGTGCAATTCGATGTGAGCAGGCCTAAGGCGTCCTTTGGTCAAGCGGCCCGCCTCTTGGATATCGAGGCGCAATACGGTAGGTATTTGCATCTCGCGGAAAGACCAAATGAAACGATCCGATCAAAAGCAAGTTGA
- a CDS encoding branched-chain amino acid ABC transporter permease, with the protein MSLLDMTSSATTQSSHTRGTFLHRLWRDNPGVIIALALFVIIVPFLPSYWVRVFTSMMAVAAAAQGVAVLHERLGHVSLAGIALMAVGGWVSLRFAHAFGLPFEVNLIVAAVGSGVVGAVLGLPGIRHKGLIFALVTLMFAAGLHVVVSSIGFPDGGSGFWGRVDGSRERQMMQRPALAQSDRAYFIYATIIVAFAFAATYAVLRSSAGRAWAMIRAGDTVAKSAGVKIGAARFKAFGLAGALSGIGGTLMAGSIGQLDGRSFDALQSLLLYGLVIVAGPWSLAAALIAAFLYRVFPALLDSWGIDGDVAMIIFGIALIHAIVSAPRGIAGQLQDLFSAVGTKLKGSKDD; encoded by the coding sequence ATGAGTTTGCTTGACATGACATCCTCTGCCACCACGCAATCGTCTCACACGCGCGGCACTTTTTTGCACCGATTGTGGCGCGACAATCCCGGCGTGATCATCGCCCTTGCCCTGTTTGTAATCATCGTTCCGTTTCTGCCGTCTTATTGGGTGCGCGTCTTTACCTCGATGATGGCCGTGGCCGCCGCTGCCCAAGGTGTCGCCGTGCTGCACGAACGGCTGGGGCATGTGTCGCTGGCGGGCATTGCGCTTATGGCCGTTGGTGGCTGGGTGTCACTGCGGTTCGCCCATGCCTTTGGTCTACCGTTCGAGGTGAACCTGATCGTGGCTGCCGTCGGCTCAGGTGTCGTTGGTGCTGTGCTTGGCCTGCCGGGGATCCGGCACAAGGGCCTGATCTTTGCGTTGGTCACACTGATGTTTGCGGCAGGTTTGCATGTCGTCGTCAGCTCTATCGGCTTCCCTGATGGCGGGTCCGGCTTCTGGGGCCGCGTGGATGGCAGCCGGGAACGTCAGATGATGCAACGCCCTGCCCTCGCACAGTCAGACCGCGCCTATTTCATCTATGCGACGATCATCGTGGCCTTTGCCTTTGCCGCCACCTATGCAGTCCTGCGGTCCAGCGCGGGGCGCGCCTGGGCGATGATCCGGGCAGGCGATACTGTAGCAAAATCCGCAGGCGTCAAGATCGGCGCTGCCCGGTTCAAGGCCTTTGGCCTAGCAGGCGCGCTGTCGGGCATTGGCGGCACACTTATGGCCGGGTCCATCGGTCAGCTGGACGGGCGCAGCTTCGACGCGCTGCAATCGCTGTTGTTGTACGGTCTGGTGATCGTGGCCGGGCCGTGGTCCTTGGCTGCCGCCTTGATCGCCGCATTTCTTTATCGTGTGTTTCCAGCCCTCTTGGACAGCTGGGGCATCGACGGGGATGTCGCGATGATCATTTTCGGCATTGCGCTGATCCACGCGATTGTCAGCGCGCCGCGTGGCATCGCGGGGCAGTTGCAAGACCTGTTCAGCGCAGTTGGCACCAAGCTGAAAGGGTCCAAAGATGATTGA
- a CDS encoding metal ABC transporter ATP-binding protein, with translation MAEEGRVTDPALPATAIPLSVRGVTVSYGEKPAVFSVDATFPAKAMSAIIGPNGAGKSTLLKAALGVIPRLSGEVHVFGQPIEDARERIAYVPQRASVDWDFPTTVIDVVQMGLYRKVGLLGRLSGQMKSRALDCLERVGMADFARRQIGQLSGGQQQRVFLARALAQDADLYLLDEPFAGVDAATERAIIDVLKLLKADGKAVVAVHHDLSTVRDYFDHVFLINVRRIAEGPVSTAFTTENLQATYGGRLAATHLDELSTAAGAPE, from the coding sequence ATTGCCGAGGAAGGCCGGGTGACAGACCCGGCCTTGCCTGCGACTGCGATCCCTCTTTCAGTCAGAGGCGTCACAGTGTCCTATGGCGAAAAACCGGCTGTGTTCTCTGTGGATGCCACATTTCCCGCCAAGGCGATGTCTGCAATCATTGGACCCAATGGCGCGGGCAAATCTACGCTTTTGAAGGCCGCACTTGGCGTGATCCCCCGGCTATCCGGGGAGGTGCATGTCTTCGGTCAACCCATCGAAGACGCGCGGGAACGCATTGCTTATGTCCCGCAACGCGCCAGCGTGGACTGGGATTTCCCGACCACCGTGATTGATGTCGTGCAGATGGGCCTTTACCGCAAGGTCGGCCTGTTGGGGCGGTTGTCCGGGCAGATGAAGTCGCGCGCGCTTGATTGTCTGGAGCGGGTCGGCATGGCTGATTTTGCGCGGCGACAGATCGGGCAGCTTTCTGGCGGTCAGCAACAGCGGGTGTTTCTGGCCCGTGCGCTGGCACAGGATGCTGATCTTTACCTGCTGGATGAACCCTTTGCTGGTGTCGATGCCGCGACCGAGCGCGCGATCATCGACGTGCTGAAGTTGCTGAAAGCCGACGGCAAGGCCGTGGTCGCCGTGCACCATGATCTTTCCACGGTGCGCGATTACTTTGATCATGTGTTCCTGATCAACGTGCGGCGCATAGCGGAAGGCCCGGTTTCAACCGCATTCACGACAGAGAACTTGCAGGCGACTTACGGTGGTCGTCTTGCGGCCACACATCTGGACGAGCTGTCCACCGCGGCGGGGGCGCCTGAGTGA
- a CDS encoding ABC transporter ATP-binding protein produces the protein MSQPNLTIAGLCVERGAQRVLDDVSLSVAPGEILALLGPNGAGKSTLVSTIAGEIAPAAGTIALSDDSLIGRKPQHIRRVGVAAVPEGHRVLTTLSVEDNLHAAAAFLPRKAASEAYDHALNIFPELREKLSLPAGHLSGGQQQMLSLAQALMTKPKFVLADEMSFGLAPVIVRRLIPLLKRVADQGVGILLIEQYTAMALEIADRVAVLSRGRVIAEDGVARFRDDPDAIRNLYIDTEAA, from the coding sequence ATGAGCCAACCCAATCTGACCATCGCGGGCCTTTGTGTTGAGCGCGGCGCGCAACGGGTACTTGATGACGTGTCGCTTTCTGTGGCGCCGGGCGAAATCCTTGCTCTGCTGGGGCCAAACGGCGCGGGGAAAAGTACGCTTGTGTCCACAATTGCCGGTGAAATCGCCCCGGCTGCGGGCACGATTGCACTTTCTGACGACTCCTTGATCGGGCGCAAACCGCAACACATTCGCCGCGTAGGCGTTGCCGCGGTCCCCGAAGGTCACCGCGTACTGACGACCCTGTCGGTTGAGGATAACCTCCATGCGGCTGCCGCCTTCTTACCGCGCAAAGCCGCGTCAGAGGCTTACGATCATGCGTTGAATATCTTCCCGGAACTGCGGGAAAAACTCTCCTTGCCTGCGGGTCACTTATCCGGGGGGCAGCAGCAAATGTTGTCTTTGGCGCAAGCCCTTATGACCAAACCGAAATTCGTTCTGGCAGATGAGATGTCCTTTGGTCTGGCGCCTGTCATCGTGCGCCGCCTGATTCCGCTATTGAAACGCGTGGCAGATCAGGGCGTCGGTATCCTGTTGATCGAACAATACACCGCCATGGCCCTCGAAATCGCCGACCGCGTGGCCGTTCTAAGCCGGGGGCGCGTCATAGCCGAGGACGGCGTCGCCCGCTTCCGCGACGACCCCGACGCGATCCGAAACCTTTACATCGACACCGAAGCGGCCTGA
- a CDS encoding metal ABC transporter permease, giving the protein MFFEALLLQAGYNAALVAIGAALLGFAAGSSGTFLFLRKRALVSDAVAHATLPGVGIAFIVMVSLGGDGRSLIGLLLGSAITAWIGLLLIEWIVRHTRLAEDAAIGAVLGVFFGVGIVLLTIIQSMSAGRQAGLEGFLLGSTAGMLFQDAVVIAIGGSIAVLATWLMRRPMTLVAFDSDYAAAMGYDVRRIDLLMMGLVMGVTVIGLKLVGLILIVAMLIIPAVTARFWTERSGNVIWIAGVVGGASGYLGAVISASAPALPTGPIIVLVAAAVFVFSLLFAPVRGVLAAVIRHRQFQARVHRRQGLLALAAQHPIREAYTLRLLRREGLVRADGVPTETGRAQAAKIARDERRWDVAREVHQDAGLTGRYDGLTPIEDVFTADEIADFDRRLGGPVALGGT; this is encoded by the coding sequence CTGTTCTTTGAAGCCCTGCTTTTGCAAGCGGGATATAACGCCGCGTTGGTTGCCATCGGTGCGGCACTTCTGGGTTTTGCGGCCGGATCGTCGGGGACGTTCCTGTTCCTGCGCAAACGCGCGCTTGTCTCTGATGCGGTTGCCCACGCAACACTGCCCGGTGTTGGTATCGCGTTTATCGTCATGGTCAGCCTGGGTGGCGACGGCCGCAGTCTGATCGGTCTTCTTTTGGGCTCGGCCATCACGGCATGGATTGGGCTTTTGTTGATCGAATGGATTGTCCGGCACACCCGGCTGGCGGAAGATGCGGCCATTGGTGCGGTCCTTGGGGTCTTTTTCGGCGTCGGTATCGTTCTTCTCACGATTATCCAGAGTATGAGCGCCGGACGACAGGCCGGGCTGGAAGGTTTCTTGCTTGGCTCAACCGCTGGCATGCTATTCCAAGACGCTGTTGTCATTGCTATTGGAGGTTCGATTGCGGTGCTGGCGACATGGCTGATGCGCCGCCCGATGACGCTGGTGGCGTTTGACAGCGATTATGCTGCCGCCATGGGCTATGATGTGCGCCGCATCGACCTTTTGATGATGGGTCTAGTGATGGGTGTAACCGTAATCGGTCTTAAGCTCGTTGGGCTGATCCTGATTGTCGCGATGTTGATCATCCCTGCCGTCACAGCGCGCTTTTGGACTGAACGGTCAGGCAATGTGATCTGGATCGCGGGTGTCGTAGGCGGGGCGTCGGGATATCTGGGGGCTGTCATCTCTGCCTCTGCGCCCGCATTACCAACTGGGCCAATCATCGTGCTTGTGGCGGCCGCGGTTTTTGTCTTTTCGCTGCTCTTTGCGCCGGTGCGCGGTGTGCTGGCCGCGGTCATCCGGCATCGGCAGTTTCAGGCCCGCGTCCACCGCCGTCAGGGGTTACTGGCGCTGGCCGCGCAGCATCCGATCCGAGAGGCCTACACGCTGCGCCTGTTGCGCCGCGAGGGGTTGGTGCGTGCCGATGGTGTTCCGACCGAAACGGGGCGCGCGCAGGCCGCCAAGATCGCGCGGGACGAACGACGCTGGGACGTCGCGCGCGAAGTGCATCAGGATGCTGGGCTGACAGGCCGGTATGACGGTCTGACCCCGATCGAAGATGTTTTCACGGCTGATGAAATCGCTGATTTTGACCGCAGGCTTGGCGGGCCTGTTGCCTTGGGAGGCACATGA
- a CDS encoding metal ABC transporter permease, whose product MMGADFVQFSLTPILIGVFSAIACALPGNFLILRRQALIGDAISHVVLPGIVVAFLVTGVISAIPMLLGAAGAAVVAVILIEAVKRLGKIEPGAAMGVVFTSMFAAGVLILEQTDTSQVHIDVEHALMGNLESLIWFRAEGWRSLLDPVALATLPVELPRIAFVCAIVIVLTVVFWRWLKIATFDEGFAEALGIPASALGFGLVVTAAVAAVAAFDAVGSIIVIAMFICPPAAARLMTNSLGHQVWWSVAFATLSAILGYVFAGYGPLWFGATNAVSAAGMIATVSGVILGLACLFGPHRSRVGMGKEEAA is encoded by the coding sequence ATGATGGGCGCTGATTTCGTTCAATTCTCGCTGACACCAATCCTGATCGGCGTGTTTTCGGCCATCGCCTGTGCATTGCCCGGCAACTTTCTGATCTTGCGGCGTCAGGCCTTGATCGGAGATGCGATCAGCCATGTTGTGCTGCCGGGCATCGTCGTGGCGTTTCTTGTCACTGGCGTGATCTCTGCCATTCCCATGCTGCTTGGTGCTGCCGGGGCGGCTGTTGTCGCTGTTATCCTGATCGAAGCGGTCAAACGTCTGGGCAAGATTGAACCGGGGGCGGCTATGGGTGTGGTCTTCACCTCGATGTTTGCAGCAGGCGTTCTGATCCTAGAGCAAACCGACACCAGCCAGGTCCATATTGACGTAGAACACGCGTTGATGGGAAATTTGGAATCCCTCATCTGGTTTCGCGCCGAAGGTTGGCGGTCACTGCTTGATCCGGTGGCACTGGCCACCCTACCCGTAGAGCTGCCCCGGATCGCATTCGTCTGCGCTATTGTCATTGTCCTGACGGTGGTTTTCTGGCGCTGGCTTAAGATCGCAACGTTTGACGAAGGCTTTGCAGAAGCTCTTGGCATTCCGGCCTCGGCACTTGGGTTTGGGCTTGTCGTGACGGCGGCCGTCGCAGCCGTAGCCGCTTTTGATGCGGTGGGTTCCATCATCGTGATTGCAATGTTCATCTGCCCGCCTGCGGCGGCGCGTCTGATGACGAATTCGCTGGGGCATCAGGTCTGGTGGTCTGTGGCCTTTGCAACGCTTTCGGCCATCTTGGGATACGTCTTTGCGGGATACGGCCCGCTCTGGTTTGGTGCGACGAACGCCGTCAGTGCTGCGGGCATGATCGCTACGGTCTCGGGGGTCATCCTTGGTCTTGCTTGCCTCTTTGGCCCTCATCGAAGCCGCGTTGGTATGGGCAAGGAGGAAGCAGCCTAG
- a CDS encoding PEP-utilizing enzyme → MSTIISIDEFVKDPGYPGMEKRFFNSPWIAEPVSKFREEDVERFWFLDFHWPKGTTPLGMSFFEDGYAFATQQAATTLPLPPSNGLAVRFGGVHVFGGESPLKSAWEPGFRGMRIGNDLGGILERFNDTWAKREAELKAGFSHFRDFDTAGASLTDLAQFANDARSFQKFAWVTHFGLMYPLLANYAGFYGLCAELGVEPGEIAKFLQGEKTKIIDTDVALWNLTKRAKELGVAGHVTGTPAQMRTAMDGAGPNGAAWLADYDAFLTEWGWRCTGIADPLEKPWIEDQQPVVGLLETFLQKAGAHDFDGGLAMAAKERDEAVEAARSKLTQSEQAAFDQALAGCRMANFSWWNEDHNVVIDMQATIPMRRAATAIAEKAGADSPDDGCFLFHTELVELAEGSTNWKALKSVVKDRRDYYDHWNSRRKEMPKVVGTVPDNVGDPILIEIVGLHEKFLAAQRGEIGAELAGIPASKGSVTGPAKVMHNADDLHLLNPGDILVCEGTAPSWTPAFTKIGGCVCDNGGTLTHASIVSREYGLPCVVGTGVATNAIQTGDIVTVDGTNGIVRIQKKDAA, encoded by the coding sequence ATGTCCACAATCATCTCAATCGACGAATTCGTGAAAGACCCCGGTTACCCCGGCATGGAAAAGCGATTTTTCAACAGCCCCTGGATCGCAGAGCCTGTGTCGAAATTCCGCGAAGAAGACGTCGAACGGTTCTGGTTTCTCGACTTCCACTGGCCCAAGGGCACCACGCCCCTTGGGATGAGCTTCTTTGAAGACGGCTACGCCTTCGCCACACAACAGGCCGCAACGACCCTGCCTTTGCCCCCGTCCAACGGGCTGGCCGTGCGGTTCGGCGGCGTGCATGTGTTCGGCGGTGAAAGCCCCCTGAAAAGTGCTTGGGAACCGGGCTTTCGCGGCATGCGCATCGGCAATGATCTGGGCGGCATTCTCGAAAGGTTCAACGATACGTGGGCCAAGCGCGAGGCAGAGTTGAAAGCCGGGTTCTCTCATTTTCGCGATTTTGACACAGCAGGCGCCAGCCTGACTGATTTGGCGCAATTCGCCAATGACGCGCGGTCGTTCCAAAAGTTCGCGTGGGTCACGCATTTTGGTCTGATGTATCCGCTATTGGCGAACTACGCCGGTTTCTATGGCCTGTGCGCAGAGCTCGGCGTGGAGCCGGGTGAGATCGCCAAATTCTTGCAAGGCGAGAAGACCAAGATCATCGACACCGACGTCGCGCTTTGGAACCTCACCAAACGCGCGAAAGAGCTGGGCGTGGCAGGTCATGTCACCGGCACACCGGCGCAAATGCGCACGGCAATGGACGGTGCAGGCCCCAACGGCGCTGCATGGCTGGCCGACTATGATGCTTTCCTTACCGAATGGGGCTGGCGGTGCACAGGCATTGCCGACCCGCTTGAAAAGCCGTGGATCGAGGATCAGCAACCGGTCGTCGGCCTGCTTGAAACCTTCCTGCAGAAAGCCGGTGCGCATGATTTCGATGGCGGTTTGGCCATGGCGGCGAAAGAGCGCGATGAAGCAGTCGAAGCCGCTCGCAGCAAATTGACCCAAAGCGAGCAAGCCGCCTTCGATCAGGCGCTGGCCGGATGCCGCATGGCCAACTTCAGCTGGTGGAACGAAGATCATAACGTCGTCATCGATATGCAGGCCACCATCCCGATGCGCCGCGCCGCCACCGCGATTGCCGAAAAGGCAGGTGCGGACAGCCCCGATGACGGGTGCTTTCTGTTTCACACGGAACTGGTCGAACTGGCCGAAGGGTCAACGAACTGGAAAGCCCTGAAATCCGTCGTAAAGGACCGACGCGATTATTACGATCACTGGAACAGCCGCCGTAAGGAAATGCCAAAGGTCGTGGGCACTGTGCCGGACAATGTGGGCGATCCAATCCTGATCGAAATCGTCGGCTTGCACGAGAAATTTCTCGCCGCCCAGCGGGGCGAAATCGGCGCCGAATTGGCAGGCATCCCCGCCTCCAAAGGGTCCGTCACTGGACCCGCAAAGGTCATGCACAACGCAGACGACCTGCATCTGTTGAACCCCGGCGATATTTTGGTGTGCGAAGGCACCGCACCGTCGTGGACGCCCGCGTTTACCAAAATCGGTGGCTGTGTCTGCGATAATGGCGGGACGTTGACCCATGCCTCTATCGTCAGCCGCGAATATGGCCTGCCTTGCGTGGTTGGCACCGGTGTCGCAACGAACGCAATTCAAACCGGGGATATCGTCACCGTCGATGGAACAAACGGCATCGTCCGCATTCAAAAGAAGGACGCAGCATGA
- a CDS encoding MarR family winged helix-turn-helix transcriptional regulator, which produces MDNRQESPVQQQSKPKDDTQIRLDEFLPFQLAVVANQVSQKIAKIIEKDFSLHIPEWRILATLSYHAPVSSQFLVSHTAMDPARVSRAQTRLSDLGLVSVRQDPDDKRRVLVNLTDHGAEIIAATLPSALEAEKDIFSALSQHELDMLDNILIKILATLQAENT; this is translated from the coding sequence ATGGACAACAGGCAAGAATCACCGGTGCAACAGCAATCAAAACCAAAAGATGACACGCAAATCCGGTTGGATGAATTCCTGCCGTTTCAGTTGGCCGTGGTGGCCAATCAGGTCAGCCAGAAGATTGCAAAGATCATCGAGAAGGATTTCAGCCTTCACATTCCAGAATGGCGCATCCTCGCGACATTGTCTTATCATGCGCCGGTGTCGTCACAGTTTCTCGTGTCTCACACGGCGATGGATCCAGCACGTGTCAGCCGGGCGCAAACTCGGTTGTCAGATTTGGGTCTGGTCAGTGTCAGGCAGGATCCGGATGATAAACGACGGGTCTTGGTCAACTTGACAGATCACGGCGCCGAAATCATCGCTGCAACATTGCCAAGTGCGCTGGAAGCAGAAAAAGACATTTTTTCAGCATTGTCACAGCACGAGTTGGACATGTTGGATAACATATTGATCAAGATCCTTGCTACGTTGCAGGCCGAGAACACCTGA